One Gossypium raimondii isolate GPD5lz chromosome 3, ASM2569854v1, whole genome shotgun sequence genomic window carries:
- the LOC105793839 gene encoding NEP1-interacting protein-like 1 isoform X2 has product MDFTICPSSSFIMPCFLAQEARKFCCSAASAVITELFFAIFIFIFAVGGLTGAFVGAKTKMGLMYGVAVGVMEGSFLSIKLFQISLLICSSNDSALATRYLLQPINVFESTTPFIQVPWNKEGLSEDSMDKIPKMRITEENVLSNTNPCSICLEDLLPWETVHRLPQCHHTFHISCVQKWLMGHKSCPLCRRKF; this is encoded by the exons ATGGACTTTACCATCTGCCCTTCTTCTTCCTTTATCATGCCATGCTTTCTGGCTCAAGAGGCCAGGAAATTTTGCTGCTCAGCAGCTTCGGCAGTTATTACTGAACTGTTTTTTGCAATCTTCATCTTCATATTTGCAGTGG GAGGCCTGACCGGAGCTTTTGTTGGGGCAAAAACAAAGATGGGTCTTATGTATGGAGTCGCAGTTGGAGTGATGGAAGGCAGTTTTTTGTCCATCAAGTTGTTCCAGATTTCACTCCTAATTTGCAGTTCTAATGATTCGGCATTGGCAACGAGGTATCTCCTTCAACCG atAAACGTATTTGAATCTACTACTCCATTCATCCAAGTCCCCTGGAATAAGGAAGGGTTGTCAGAGGATTCGATGGACAAAATTCCAAAGATGAGAATCACAGAAGAAAATGTACTCAGCAACACAAACCCTTGTTCCATTTGCCTTGag GACCTTTTACCGTGGGAAACAGTTCATAGGTTGCCACAATGTCACCATACGTTCCATATATCGTGTGTTCAAAAGTGGTTAATGGGGCATAAATCTTGCCCATTATGCAGGAgaaaattttga
- the LOC105793839 gene encoding NEP1-interacting protein-like 1 isoform X1: MDFTICPSSSFIMPCFLAQEARKFCCSAASAVITELFFAIFIFIFAVVGATLGGLTGAFVGAKTKMGLMYGVAVGVMEGSFLSIKLFQISLLICSSNDSALATRYLLQPINVFESTTPFIQVPWNKEGLSEDSMDKIPKMRITEENVLSNTNPCSICLEDLLPWETVHRLPQCHHTFHISCVQKWLMGHKSCPLCRRKF, from the exons ATGGACTTTACCATCTGCCCTTCTTCTTCCTTTATCATGCCATGCTTTCTGGCTCAAGAGGCCAGGAAATTTTGCTGCTCAGCAGCTTCGGCAGTTATTACTGAACTGTTTTTTGCAATCTTCATCTTCATATTTGCAGTGG TTGGAGCAACTTTAGGAGGCCTGACCGGAGCTTTTGTTGGGGCAAAAACAAAGATGGGTCTTATGTATGGAGTCGCAGTTGGAGTGATGGAAGGCAGTTTTTTGTCCATCAAGTTGTTCCAGATTTCACTCCTAATTTGCAGTTCTAATGATTCGGCATTGGCAACGAGGTATCTCCTTCAACCG atAAACGTATTTGAATCTACTACTCCATTCATCCAAGTCCCCTGGAATAAGGAAGGGTTGTCAGAGGATTCGATGGACAAAATTCCAAAGATGAGAATCACAGAAGAAAATGTACTCAGCAACACAAACCCTTGTTCCATTTGCCTTGag GACCTTTTACCGTGGGAAACAGTTCATAGGTTGCCACAATGTCACCATACGTTCCATATATCGTGTGTTCAAAAGTGGTTAATGGGGCATAAATCTTGCCCATTATGCAGGAgaaaattttga